One genomic window of Deltaproteobacteria bacterium includes the following:
- a CDS encoding MaoC family dehydratase — MGRYLEDFRVGEVIKHWPGRTIRDFDDTWFTLLTMNTNPLHLDEHFASQSQHGRCLVNGTLVFALTVGMSVRDISENALANLEYEKVLHLGPTFHGDTIYAESEILEVTPSTTKSDRGVVYVETRAVNQRGERVLSLRRRVLIPRRPT; from the coding sequence ATGGGACGGTACCTCGAGGACTTCCGTGTGGGCGAGGTGATCAAGCACTGGCCCGGCCGCACCATCCGCGACTTCGACGACACCTGGTTCACGCTCCTCACGATGAACACGAACCCCCTGCACCTGGACGAGCACTTCGCGAGCCAGAGCCAGCACGGCCGCTGCCTGGTGAACGGGACGCTCGTCTTCGCCCTCACCGTCGGCATGAGCGTGCGTGACATCAGCGAGAACGCCCTCGCCAACCTCGAGTACGAGAAGGTCCTGCACCTCGGTCCCACCTTCCACGGCGACACGATCTACGCCGAGTCGGAGATCCTGGAGGTCACCCCGTCCACGACCAAGAGCGACCGCGGGGTGGTCTACGTCGAGACCCGGGCAGTGAACCAGCGGGGCGAGCGCGTCCTGTCGCTCCGCCGGCGGGTGCTCATCCCGCGTCGACCGACCTGA
- a CDS encoding TonB-dependent receptor, giving the protein MARARAAEERREEPLGEVVVTAPPARESVPARDPTAFATVVDTTSAPTRVETLAEALADTVGVQVRRFGGLGDFSTVSIRGSSAGQVQVYLDGVPLGRAQNETVNLADLPLDAVDHVEVYRGTTPLAFAQSGPGGIVNVVTRRPGDTPLTGASVSYGSFTTRKVDVARSARAGDFDYLAFAHYLGSKGDFSFLNDLGTTANPADDRVERRRNNAFDLGDLTARLGWRPEGGPLAAALTTDTFAKDEGVPGVGSVQARDTRLQTLRQLAHLDLDLTPAAGLPLAAGGGAYVLYERQAFRDRRGEVALVPVDVEDETTASGVQTLVRGALGAHQVPGLFLAASHERFAERDRLAPGAEPDRTRLRATVAAEDELLAAGERVSLVPGLRWEVFRDDFPGGTGVPVALRTRGARVRDFLSPRLGLRVAPHPVLTLLANLGRYAREPNLSELFGTRGVIVGNPRLRPETVFNRDGGFRLAAPPLGPLAHAALEYAYFDNQIDDLIILVQNSQRVVRPENVTSAAVCGHEVSARGRLWERLGLTANYTHQRARDTGEVTFLRGKQLPGRPADEAFARLELAWSPAHPLPLVPRLWPGRLFYEANIIADNFLDRANVRQVGSRVLHDVGLELALPLGGARLALEAKNAGDDRTRDALGFPLPGRALFATVSYGLGGGAP; this is encoded by the coding sequence GTGGCGCGCGCGCGGGCCGCGGAGGAGCGGCGTGAGGAGCCGCTCGGCGAGGTCGTGGTGACGGCGCCGCCGGCGCGGGAGTCGGTGCCGGCGCGCGACCCGACCGCCTTCGCCACGGTCGTTGACACGACCTCGGCGCCGACCCGGGTGGAGACGCTCGCCGAGGCGCTCGCCGACACGGTCGGCGTCCAGGTGCGCCGCTTCGGCGGCCTCGGCGACTTCAGCACGGTCTCGATCCGCGGCTCCTCGGCCGGGCAGGTCCAGGTCTACCTGGACGGCGTGCCGCTCGGCCGCGCCCAGAACGAGACCGTCAACCTGGCCGACCTACCCCTCGACGCGGTCGATCACGTCGAGGTCTACCGCGGGACGACGCCGCTCGCCTTCGCGCAGTCCGGGCCGGGCGGCATCGTGAACGTCGTGACGCGCCGGCCTGGGGACACGCCGCTGACGGGCGCCAGCGTCTCCTACGGCTCCTTCACGACGCGCAAGGTGGACGTCGCGCGCAGCGCGCGCGCCGGTGACTTCGACTACCTCGCCTTCGCGCACTACCTCGGGAGCAAGGGCGACTTCAGCTTCCTGAACGACCTCGGCACCACCGCCAATCCGGCCGACGACCGCGTCGAGCGCCGCCGCAACAACGCCTTCGACCTGGGCGACCTGACCGCGCGCCTCGGCTGGCGGCCGGAGGGCGGCCCGCTCGCGGCGGCGCTCACCACCGATACCTTCGCGAAGGACGAGGGCGTGCCCGGCGTGGGCAGCGTGCAGGCACGGGACACGCGCCTCCAGACCCTCCGCCAGCTGGCACACCTCGACCTCGACCTGACCCCGGCCGCCGGCCTCCCGCTCGCCGCGGGGGGCGGCGCCTACGTCCTCTACGAGCGGCAGGCGTTCCGGGACCGGCGCGGCGAGGTCGCCCTCGTGCCCGTCGACGTCGAGGACGAGACCACCGCGAGCGGCGTGCAGACGCTCGTACGGGGCGCGCTCGGCGCGCACCAGGTGCCGGGCCTCTTCCTCGCCGCGAGCCACGAGCGCTTCGCCGAGCGCGATCGGCTCGCCCCCGGCGCGGAGCCGGACCGCACGCGGCTCCGCGCCACGGTCGCCGCCGAGGACGAGCTCCTCGCGGCCGGCGAGCGGGTGTCGCTGGTGCCCGGGCTCCGCTGGGAGGTGTTCCGCGACGACTTCCCGGGCGGCACCGGCGTGCCGGTCGCGCTCCGGACGCGCGGCGCCCGCGTGCGCGACTTCCTCTCGCCGCGGCTCGGGCTGCGCGTCGCGCCGCACCCGGTGCTCACCCTGCTCGCGAACCTGGGCCGCTATGCGCGCGAGCCGAACCTCTCCGAGCTCTTCGGTACACGCGGGGTCATCGTCGGCAACCCTCGCCTCCGGCCGGAGACGGTGTTCAACCGCGACGGCGGCTTCCGCCTCGCCGCGCCGCCGCTCGGGCCGCTCGCCCACGCCGCTCTCGAGTACGCTTACTTCGACAACCAGATCGACGACCTCATCATCCTGGTCCAGAACTCGCAGCGCGTCGTCCGCCCCGAGAACGTGACCTCGGCCGCGGTCTGCGGGCACGAGGTGAGCGCCCGCGGACGGCTCTGGGAGCGGCTCGGGCTCACCGCCAACTACACCCACCAGCGCGCGCGCGACACGGGCGAGGTCACCTTTCTCCGCGGCAAGCAGCTCCCGGGCCGTCCCGCCGACGAGGCGTTCGCGCGCCTGGAGCTCGCCTGGTCGCCGGCGCATCCGCTGCCGCTGGTACCCCGGCTGTGGCCGGGGCGGCTCTTCTACGAGGCCAACATCATCGCCGACAACTTCCTGGACCGCGCCAACGTGCGGCAGGTCGGGAGCCGCGTGCTGCACGACGTGGGGCTCGAGCTCGCGCTCCCGCTCGGCGGCGCCCGCCTCGCGCTCGAGGCCAAGAACGCGGGCGACGACCGCACCCGCGACGCGCTCGGCTTCCCGCTCCCGGGCCGGGCGCTGTTCGCGACCGTGTCGTACGGGCTCGGCGGAGGCGCGCCGTGA